In one Amaranthus tricolor cultivar Red isolate AtriRed21 chromosome 8, ASM2621246v1, whole genome shotgun sequence genomic region, the following are encoded:
- the LOC130821443 gene encoding piriformospora indica-insensitive protein 2-like isoform X1, protein MKKSVFVIFIFLNVWWCSEETAEVADEAAMEKTEKDALYSAIQGFVGNEWNGSDLYPDPCGWTPIQGVSCDLVNEFWYVTDLNIGPLHDNSFTCNQNPEFRPQIFDLEHLKSLSFSNCFTSHNLITLPSNYWEKLASSLESLEFRLNPSLIGTIPSILGNLHMLQSLVMIQNGISGTLPTNIGNLVHLKRLVLSGNNLSGRIPDTIGNLKQLLILDLSRNSLSGHLPLSIGHLNSLLKLDLSNNMLMGSIPKDIGNLKNLTLLDLGANNFTGGLTRSFGKMESLQELMLSGNPIGGDISNVDWQNLQNLLILDLSNLGLLGKFPKSIINMKKLRYLDLGNNHLTGYLPSEIANMHGISAIYVNGNNLTGELKFSKVFYGKLGRRFGAWNNPNLCYAGRLMSTAYALIGVEPCKSE, encoded by the exons atgaaaaaatcAGTCTTTGTAATTTTCATATTCTTGAATGTGTGGTGGTGCAGTGAAGAAACAGCAGAAGTAGCAGATGAAGCGGCAATGGAGAAAACAGAGAAAGATGCTCTGTATTCTGCAATTCAAGGCTTTGTGGGTAATGAATGGAATGGCTCAGATCTTTATCCTGATCCGTGTGGATGGACTCCAATTCAG GGTGTTTCATGTGATCTCGTGAATGAATTCTGGTATGTTACTGACCTCAACATTGGACCCCTTCATGACAACTCCTTCACATGTAATCAAAACCCTGAATTTAGACCACAAATATTTGATCTTGAACATCTTAAATCTTTATCTTTTTCAAATTGTTTTACTTCCCATAATTTAATCACCTTACCTTCTAACTACTGGGAAAAATTAGCATCAAGCTTAGAATCCCTCGAATTTCGCTTGAATCCTAGCCTAATTGGAACAATTCCTTCAATTCTTGGTAATCTCCATATGCTTCAATCCTTAGTGATGATTCAAAATGGAATTTCTGGAACACTGCCTACAAACATAGGCAACTTGGTACATCTCAAGAGACTAGTCCTTAGTGGAAATAATCTCTCCGGTCGAATTCCCGACACTATTGGGAATCTCAAGCAGCTTTTGATCCTTGATTTAAGCAGAAATTCATTATCTGGGCACCTTCCTCTCTCAATTGGGCACCTAAATTCACTTTTAAAGCTTGATTTGAGCAACAATATGCTAATGGGTAGTATCCCAAAAGATATAGGTAACTTGAAGAATTTGACTTTATTGGATCTTGGAGCCAACAATTTCACTGGTGGGTTGACAAGATCATTTGGAAAAATGGAATCATTACAAGAATTGATGTTATCTGGCAATCCAATAGGGGGTGACATTAGTAATGTAGATTGGCAAAACCtgcaaaatttgttaattttggacCTCTCAAATCTTGGTTTGTTAGGTAAATTTCCCAAGTCTATAATAAATATGAAGAAGTTGAGATATTTGGATCTAGGTAACAACCATCTTACAGGGTATTTACCATCAGAAATTGCAAATATGCATGGAATTAGTGCAATTTATGTCAATGGTAATAATCTAACAGGGGAACTTAAATTCTCTAAGGTTTTCTATGGGAAATTAGGGAGGAGATTCGGGGCTTGGAATAACCCGAATCTTTGTTACGCAGGCAGGTTAATGTCAACCGCATATGCCCTTATAGGTGTGGAGCCTTGCAAATCTGAATGA
- the LOC130821443 gene encoding piriformospora indica-insensitive protein 2-like isoform X2, translated as MEKTEKDALYSAIQGFVGNEWNGSDLYPDPCGWTPIQGVSCDLVNEFWYVTDLNIGPLHDNSFTCNQNPEFRPQIFDLEHLKSLSFSNCFTSHNLITLPSNYWEKLASSLESLEFRLNPSLIGTIPSILGNLHMLQSLVMIQNGISGTLPTNIGNLVHLKRLVLSGNNLSGRIPDTIGNLKQLLILDLSRNSLSGHLPLSIGHLNSLLKLDLSNNMLMGSIPKDIGNLKNLTLLDLGANNFTGGLTRSFGKMESLQELMLSGNPIGGDISNVDWQNLQNLLILDLSNLGLLGKFPKSIINMKKLRYLDLGNNHLTGYLPSEIANMHGISAIYVNGNNLTGELKFSKVFYGKLGRRFGAWNNPNLCYAGRLMSTAYALIGVEPCKSE; from the exons ATGGAGAAAACAGAGAAAGATGCTCTGTATTCTGCAATTCAAGGCTTTGTGGGTAATGAATGGAATGGCTCAGATCTTTATCCTGATCCGTGTGGATGGACTCCAATTCAG GGTGTTTCATGTGATCTCGTGAATGAATTCTGGTATGTTACTGACCTCAACATTGGACCCCTTCATGACAACTCCTTCACATGTAATCAAAACCCTGAATTTAGACCACAAATATTTGATCTTGAACATCTTAAATCTTTATCTTTTTCAAATTGTTTTACTTCCCATAATTTAATCACCTTACCTTCTAACTACTGGGAAAAATTAGCATCAAGCTTAGAATCCCTCGAATTTCGCTTGAATCCTAGCCTAATTGGAACAATTCCTTCAATTCTTGGTAATCTCCATATGCTTCAATCCTTAGTGATGATTCAAAATGGAATTTCTGGAACACTGCCTACAAACATAGGCAACTTGGTACATCTCAAGAGACTAGTCCTTAGTGGAAATAATCTCTCCGGTCGAATTCCCGACACTATTGGGAATCTCAAGCAGCTTTTGATCCTTGATTTAAGCAGAAATTCATTATCTGGGCACCTTCCTCTCTCAATTGGGCACCTAAATTCACTTTTAAAGCTTGATTTGAGCAACAATATGCTAATGGGTAGTATCCCAAAAGATATAGGTAACTTGAAGAATTTGACTTTATTGGATCTTGGAGCCAACAATTTCACTGGTGGGTTGACAAGATCATTTGGAAAAATGGAATCATTACAAGAATTGATGTTATCTGGCAATCCAATAGGGGGTGACATTAGTAATGTAGATTGGCAAAACCtgcaaaatttgttaattttggacCTCTCAAATCTTGGTTTGTTAGGTAAATTTCCCAAGTCTATAATAAATATGAAGAAGTTGAGATATTTGGATCTAGGTAACAACCATCTTACAGGGTATTTACCATCAGAAATTGCAAATATGCATGGAATTAGTGCAATTTATGTCAATGGTAATAATCTAACAGGGGAACTTAAATTCTCTAAGGTTTTCTATGGGAAATTAGGGAGGAGATTCGGGGCTTGGAATAACCCGAATCTTTGTTACGCAGGCAGGTTAATGTCAACCGCATATGCCCTTATAGGTGTGGAGCCTTGCAAATCTGAATGA